One Micromonospora craniellae genomic region harbors:
- a CDS encoding MBL fold metallo-hydrolase — protein sequence MTGRFVEIADRVHVLREPLLAVNVTLVCGDGEALLVDTLSSAGQAAELAAAVRAVTGAPLTLVNTHHHYDHWFGNATFAAEPPRPVWAHDLAAEAMRDDPDGLRRQAYEELRDEHPELAAELADTTLLAPTHTVRTEAVLDVGGRRVVLRHPGRGHTDADLVVQVPDADVLVTGDLVEQSGPPAFEDSFPLQWPDAVAELLRSTTPATVVVPGHGEPVDVGFVRAQHADLVELAWLIRAGHTGCAPPERVAAEAPFPARPALIAARRGYAELDGTA from the coding sequence ATGACCGGCCGCTTCGTCGAGATCGCCGACAGGGTGCACGTGCTGCGCGAGCCACTGCTCGCGGTCAACGTCACACTGGTCTGCGGTGACGGCGAGGCACTGCTGGTCGACACGCTCTCCAGCGCCGGGCAGGCCGCCGAGCTGGCCGCCGCCGTACGGGCGGTCACCGGTGCACCGCTGACGCTCGTCAACACCCACCACCACTACGACCACTGGTTCGGCAACGCCACGTTCGCCGCCGAACCGCCCCGCCCGGTCTGGGCGCACGACCTGGCCGCCGAGGCGATGCGCGACGACCCGGACGGGCTGCGCCGGCAGGCGTACGAGGAACTGCGTGACGAGCATCCGGAGCTGGCCGCCGAACTGGCCGACACCACGCTGCTCGCGCCCACCCACACCGTCCGTACCGAGGCCGTCCTCGACGTCGGCGGGCGGCGGGTGGTGCTGCGGCATCCCGGGCGTGGCCACACCGACGCCGACCTGGTGGTGCAGGTGCCCGACGCCGACGTGCTGGTCACCGGGGACCTGGTGGAGCAGTCCGGTCCACCGGCGTTCGAGGACTCCTTCCCGTTGCAGTGGCCCGACGCGGTGGCCGAGCTGCTGCGGTCGACCACCCCGGCGACGGTGGTGGTGCCGGGGCACGGCGAGCCGGTGGACGTCGGGTTCGTCCGGGCGCAGCACGCCGACCTGGTCGAGCTGGCCTGGCTGATCCGTGCCGGGCACACCGGCTGCGCACCGCCGGAGCGGGTCGCCGCCGAGGCGCCCTTCCCGGCCCGCCCAGCGCTGATCGCGGCCCGCCGCGGCTACGCCGAGCTGGACGGCACCGCCTGA
- a CDS encoding carbohydrate kinase family protein yields MGYAVVLGEALVDLLDTESDGGPVFRQAVGGGPLNVAVGIARLGGAVQFVGSLGDDVLAGRIRDLLAAERVGTAGTVTAPVPTTLAVTTFAGPEPDFRFYGDPPSYSLLTADDVDATLVEGADVLCCGSIVLLAPTTLAAARRAWSLAPGLRVFDPNVRPRLLDGPQALAELRGVVAEFAAGAHLVKLSTADAELLYPGEPVESVAAYLREVGAGTVVVTLGPEGAVVAAAGADPVRVPARRVAAVDATGAGDSVMAALVADLLVDGEPAEPGGWTERVAFALRVAGLVCERPGGAVAMPTRAQVRERFTG; encoded by the coding sequence ATGGGATACGCGGTGGTGCTCGGCGAGGCGCTCGTCGACCTGCTCGACACCGAGAGCGACGGCGGGCCCGTGTTCCGGCAGGCCGTCGGCGGCGGCCCACTGAACGTCGCCGTCGGCATCGCCCGGCTCGGCGGCGCGGTGCAGTTCGTCGGCTCGCTCGGCGACGACGTGCTCGCCGGACGGATCCGCGACCTGCTGGCCGCCGAGCGGGTCGGCACGGCCGGGACGGTCACCGCGCCGGTGCCGACCACGTTGGCCGTCACCACCTTCGCAGGCCCCGAACCGGACTTCCGCTTCTACGGCGACCCGCCCTCCTACTCGCTGCTCACCGCCGACGACGTCGACGCGACGCTGGTCGAGGGCGCCGACGTGCTCTGCTGCGGGTCGATCGTGCTGCTGGCGCCGACCACCCTGGCCGCCGCCCGCCGCGCCTGGTCGCTGGCGCCGGGGCTGCGGGTGTTCGACCCCAACGTCCGGCCCCGGCTGCTGGACGGTCCGCAGGCACTGGCCGAGCTGCGCGGGGTGGTCGCCGAGTTCGCCGCCGGCGCGCACCTGGTCAAGCTGAGCACCGCCGACGCGGAGTTGCTCTACCCGGGCGAGCCGGTGGAGTCGGTGGCGGCGTACCTGCGCGAGGTGGGCGCGGGCACCGTCGTGGTCACCCTGGGACCCGAGGGCGCCGTGGTCGCCGCCGCCGGTGCCGATCCGGTACGCGTACCGGCGCGGAGGGTGGCCGCGGTCGACGCCACCGGCGCGGGCGACTCGGTGATGGCCGCGCTCGTCGCCGACCTGCTCGTCGACGGCGAGCCGGCCGAGCCGGGCGGCTGGACCGAGCGGGTGGCCTTCGCACTGCGGGTCGCCGGGCTCGTCTGCGAACGGCCGGGCGGTGCCGTGGCGATGCCGACCCGGGCGCAGGTGCGCGAGCGCTTCACCGGCTGA
- a CDS encoding lytic polysaccharide monooxygenase auxiliary activity family 9 protein: protein MFFAAVTLAASAVVAVTASPDPAAAHGAAMTPGARTYLCWRDGLSPTGEIRPQNPACAAAVAQSGANSLYNWFSVLRSDANGRTTGFIPDGQLCSGGATGFRGYDLARTDWPVTHLTAGRSIEFRYSNWAHHPGTFYFYVTKNSWSPTRALAWSDLEEQPFLTVTNPPQRGAVGTNDGHYYFTGNLPANKTGRHIIYSRWVRSDSQENFFGCSDVAFDGGNGEVTGIGGGTNPPPTTPPPTTPPPTTPPPTTAPPTTPPPGPGGCAATLRVASSWSGGFQGEVEIKNNGTSALNGWTASWTWPSGQQISQIWSATQTSSGSTVTATNVSYNGSVGANGSTTFGFLASGSSTSLPTVTCAAR from the coding sequence ATGTTCTTCGCGGCCGTCACTCTCGCCGCGAGCGCGGTCGTCGCCGTGACGGCCAGCCCCGACCCGGCCGCCGCGCACGGCGCGGCGATGACGCCGGGCGCCCGCACCTACCTGTGCTGGCGCGACGGCCTCTCCCCCACCGGTGAGATCCGGCCGCAGAACCCGGCCTGTGCCGCCGCCGTCGCCCAGTCCGGTGCCAACTCGCTGTACAACTGGTTCAGCGTGCTGCGCTCGGACGCCAACGGGCGGACCACCGGCTTCATCCCCGACGGCCAGCTGTGCAGCGGCGGCGCCACCGGGTTCCGCGGCTACGACCTGGCCCGCACCGACTGGCCGGTGACCCACCTGACCGCCGGCCGGTCCATCGAGTTCCGGTACAGCAACTGGGCGCACCACCCGGGCACGTTCTACTTCTACGTGACCAAGAACAGCTGGAGCCCGACCCGCGCGCTGGCCTGGAGCGACCTGGAGGAGCAGCCGTTCCTGACGGTGACCAACCCGCCGCAGCGCGGCGCGGTCGGCACCAACGACGGCCACTACTACTTCACCGGGAACCTGCCGGCGAACAAGACCGGCCGGCACATCATCTACTCCCGGTGGGTCCGCTCGGACAGCCAGGAGAACTTCTTCGGCTGCTCCGACGTGGCCTTCGACGGCGGCAACGGTGAGGTGACCGGCATCGGTGGCGGCACCAACCCGCCGCCCACCACGCCTCCGCCCACCACCCCGCCGCCGACCACGCCTCCGCCCACCACGGCTCCGCCGACCACCCCGCCGCCCGGCCCCGGTGGCTGCGCGGCCACCCTCCGGGTAGCCAGCTCCTGGTCCGGCGGTTTCCAGGGCGAAGTCGAGATCAAGAACAACGGCACCTCGGCGCTCAACGGCTGGACCGCGAGTTGGACCTGGCCGAGCGGTCAACAGATCAGTCAGATCTGGAGCGCGACCCAGACCTCGTCCGGGTCGACGGTGACCGCCACGAACGTGTCGTACAACGGAAGTGTCGGCGCCAACGGCAGCACGACGTTCGGCTTCCTGGCCAGTGGCAGCAGCACCTCGCTACCGACGGTCACCTGCGCCGCCCGCTGA
- the asnB gene encoding asparagine synthase (glutamine-hydrolyzing): MCGLLAFFSARGDAAAHRDNIAAALECLHHRGPDETGVEVVGDASGRYADGVFAHKRLAIIDVALSHEPLPYADGRYLLTFNGEIYNYIELREELIRDYGARFATNGDGEVIVAGYHYWGEQVLTRLRGMFAFVIWDRQERRAFGARDYYGIKPLHYLETVDGLYLASEKKALLPFAQSAYAGDAGVDTANLSHYLTLQYVPEPGTLHKGISRIGSGEYLTWTPGSRIDVRRWYRPVFRPGPIADEQKLYHEIRETLRESVRMHMRSDVPVGSFLSSGIDSTAVVALAREFNPNILTFTVGYDVPGYSEIDVAQESARHLDVTTIPTKIGPQDMIDALPKIVWHLDDPVADPALVPLYFVAKKAAEHVTVVLSGEGADEFFGGYTIYREPLSLSGVNGLPGGVQKGLRAVSKAIPQGVKGKSFLERGTTPIEERYYGNARMFTEEEKQHLLRRYDPSVRYTDVTAPIYAECTELDDVTKMQYVDLYTWLRGDILVKADRISMAHSLEVRVPFLDRDVFEVAAKIPVDLKLPPRSDATKYAMRQALQGVVPPAIVNRKKLGFPTPTRVWLRGEMYEWARHVLSTSGAGDLLDLSYALRLLEEHKREEADHSRKVWTVLIFCVWHAIFVAKTLDPGIQRNQSALLTKPVVGSMVR; encoded by the coding sequence GGTACGCGGACGGGGTGTTCGCCCACAAGCGGCTCGCGATCATCGACGTGGCGCTCAGCCACGAGCCGCTGCCCTACGCCGACGGCCGATACCTGCTCACCTTCAACGGCGAGATCTACAACTACATCGAGCTGCGCGAGGAGCTGATCCGCGACTACGGGGCCCGGTTCGCCACCAACGGTGACGGCGAGGTGATCGTCGCCGGCTACCACTACTGGGGCGAGCAGGTGCTCACCCGGCTGCGCGGCATGTTCGCCTTCGTCATCTGGGACCGGCAGGAGCGCCGGGCGTTCGGCGCCCGCGACTACTACGGCATCAAGCCGCTGCACTACCTGGAGACCGTGGACGGGCTCTACCTCGCCTCGGAGAAGAAGGCCCTGCTGCCGTTCGCGCAGTCCGCGTACGCCGGGGACGCGGGGGTGGACACCGCGAACCTCAGCCACTACCTGACCCTCCAGTACGTTCCCGAGCCGGGCACCCTGCACAAGGGGATCAGCCGGATCGGCTCGGGCGAGTACCTCACCTGGACCCCGGGCAGCCGGATCGACGTGCGGCGGTGGTACCGGCCGGTGTTCCGGCCCGGGCCGATCGCCGACGAGCAGAAGCTGTACCACGAGATCCGCGAGACGCTGCGCGAGAGCGTACGCATGCACATGCGCTCGGACGTGCCGGTCGGGTCGTTCCTGTCCAGCGGGATCGACTCCACCGCGGTGGTGGCGCTGGCCCGCGAGTTCAACCCGAACATCCTCACCTTCACCGTCGGCTACGACGTGCCGGGGTACTCGGAGATCGACGTCGCCCAGGAGTCGGCCCGCCATCTCGACGTGACCACGATCCCGACCAAGATCGGGCCGCAGGACATGATCGACGCGCTGCCGAAGATCGTCTGGCACCTGGACGACCCGGTGGCCGACCCGGCGCTGGTGCCGCTCTATTTCGTTGCCAAGAAGGCCGCCGAGCACGTCACCGTGGTGCTCTCCGGCGAGGGCGCGGACGAGTTCTTCGGCGGGTACACGATCTATCGGGAGCCGCTCTCGCTGAGCGGCGTGAACGGGCTGCCCGGCGGGGTGCAGAAGGGGCTGCGAGCGGTCTCCAAGGCCATCCCGCAGGGGGTCAAGGGCAAGAGCTTCCTGGAGCGCGGCACCACGCCGATCGAGGAGCGCTACTACGGCAACGCGCGGATGTTCACCGAGGAGGAGAAGCAGCACCTGCTGCGCCGGTACGACCCCTCGGTGCGCTACACCGACGTCACCGCGCCGATCTACGCCGAGTGCACCGAACTGGACGACGTCACCAAGATGCAGTACGTCGACCTCTACACCTGGCTGCGCGGGGACATCCTGGTCAAGGCCGACCGGATCTCCATGGCGCACTCGCTGGAGGTGCGGGTGCCCTTCCTCGACCGGGACGTGTTCGAGGTGGCGGCGAAGATCCCGGTCGACCTCAAGCTGCCGCCCCGCTCGGACGCCACCAAGTACGCCATGCGCCAGGCGTTGCAGGGCGTGGTGCCGCCGGCCATCGTCAACCGCAAGAAGCTGGGCTTCCCGACCCCGACCCGGGTCTGGCTGCGCGGCGAGATGTACGAGTGGGCCCGGCACGTGCTGAGCACCTCCGGTGCCGGCGACCTGCTCGACCTTTCGTACGCGCTGCGCCTGCTGGAGGAGCACAAGCGGGAGGAGGCCGACCACTCCCGCAAGGTGTGGACGGTCCTGATCTTCTGCGTCTGGCACGCGATCTTCGTGGCGAAGACGCTCGACCCGGGCATCCAGCGCAACCAGTCGGCGCTGCTCACCAAGCCCGTCGTCGGCTCCATGGTGCGCTGA
- a CDS encoding thioesterase family protein — MQVQSDLALTPGLSARVELTVTDADTAEAVGSGDVPVLGTPRVLALAEAATVAASAPYLPAGSTSVGTRVELTHLAATPVDRTVVAQARLTTVEGRRLVFDVEVTEGGQRVAEGRVERVVVDRRRFVERAGRPS, encoded by the coding sequence ATGCAGGTGCAGTCGGATCTCGCCCTGACGCCGGGTCTGTCCGCCCGGGTCGAGTTGACCGTCACCGACGCCGACACTGCCGAGGCGGTCGGCTCCGGTGACGTGCCGGTACTCGGCACTCCCCGGGTACTGGCGCTGGCCGAGGCGGCGACGGTGGCGGCGAGCGCGCCGTACCTGCCCGCCGGCTCGACAAGCGTGGGCACCCGGGTCGAGTTGACGCACCTGGCCGCGACCCCGGTGGACCGGACGGTGGTCGCGCAGGCCAGGCTGACCACGGTCGAGGGGCGGCGGCTGGTCTTCGACGTCGAGGTGACCGAGGGCGGGCAGCGGGTGGCCGAGGGCCGGGTGGAACGCGTCGTGGTCGATCGGCGGCGGTTCGTCGAACGCGCCGGCCGGCCGTCATGA